In the Agromyces flavus genome, AGGCGTTCGAGATGACCGGGCAGGGCGACCGCCACGTCGTCGCGGTCGTCGGCGACGGTGCGCTCACGGGCGGCATGACGTGGGAGGCGCTCAACAACATCTCCGACGACAACACGCGCAACCTCGTGGTCGTCGTCAACGACAACGGCCGGTCGTACGCCCCGACCATCGGCGGGATGGCGCGGTTCCTGAACTCGGTGCGCACCAAGCAGTCGTACCGCACCCTCCACCTGCGCAGCCGGAGCGCGTTCGACCGGCTCGGCTCGCCCGGGCGGGCGATCTACCGCGGCGTGCGCGGCGGCCTGCACGGCTTCCTCAGCCGGTTCAGCGGCAACGAGGCCCTCTACTCGAACCTCGACATCAAGTACATCGGCCCCATCGACGGGCACGACGAGCGAGCCGTCGAGGAGGCGCTCCGCCAGGCGAAGTCCTACGGTGCGCCCGTCATCGTGCACACCATCACCGAGAAGGGCCGCGGCTACGAGCCGGCGCGTCGCGATGTCGCCGACCAGTTCCATGCGGTCGGCCAGATCGATCCCGAGTCCGGTGAATCGCTCGAGACCGCGTCGGCACCCTCGTGGACCAGCGTCTTCGCCGACGAGCTCGTGAGCCTCGCCGAACGCGACGAGCGCCTGGTCGGCATCACGGCCGCGATGCTGCGACCGACCGGGCTGCACCGCATGGCCGAGCGCTTCCCGGGCCGCGTGTTCGACGTGGGCATCGCCGAGCAGCACGCCGCGACGTCGGCCGCCGGCCTGGCGTTCGGCGGCCTGCACCCCGTCGTGGCCGTGTACGCCACGTTCATCAACCGCGCCTTCGACCAGGTGCTCATGGATGTCGCACTCCACAAGGCCGGCGTGACGTTCGTGCTCGACCGGGCCGGCGTGACCGGACCGGACGGCCCCAGCCACCACGGCGTGTGGGACCTCTCGATCCTGCAGGTGGTGCCCGGCATCCGCATCGCAGCGCCCCGTGACTCCGTGCGGCTGGCCGAGGAACTCGGCGAGGCCACCCGCGTGAGCGACGGCCCCACTGTGCTGCGGTTTCCCAAGGGCACCGTCGGCACCGAGTACGACGCCGTCCGCCGCACCCACGACGGCGTCGACGTGCTCGTCGAATCCGAGCGCAAGGATGTCCTCGTGGTGACCGTGGGCCCGATGGCGGGCATCGGGCTCGAGGTCGCGAAGCGGCTCGAAGCGCAGGGGATCGGCGCCACGGTCGTCGACCCGCGCTGGGTCGTTCCCGTGCCCGACAGCGTGATCGCCCTCTCGGCCGACTACCGGATCGTCGTGAGCATCGAGGACGGCATCCGGGTCGGCGGCATCGGCACGCGGATCCGCCAGGACCTGCGCGAGGCCGGCGTCGACACGGCCGTCACCGAAGTGGGCCTGCCCGACGAGTTCCTCGACCATGGCGCGCGCGGCGACATCCTGGAGCGCGTCGGCCTGACCCCGCAGCACATCGCGCGCGACGTGACCGCGATGGTGCTCGGCAGCAAGCTGCCGCACGCGCGCAACGCGGGCATCGACGTTCCGGCCGACACGAGTCCGCAGCCTCGGGTGTGACGGCACTCAGCCGATGCGGTAGACGTGTTCGACCGCATCGCCCATCGTCGTGACGCCGGCCAGCCGCAGGGGCGGCGTCACCGCCGCAACAGGGAACAGCGGGCGCCCGCGTCCGAGCGCCACGGGCATGTAGGTGACCAGCAGTTCGTCGAGCCGCCCGGCCTCGAGGAACTGGGCAGCGACGGGACCGCCGCCGACGACCCAGACGTTCCGTTCGCCGGCGGCCGCGACGGCGGCATCGGCGACCGGCGCGACGGGTCCGGAGACGAAGCGGATGTCGGCGCCCTCGGGCACTTGGAGCTCGCGGTGCGTGAACACCCACGTGGCCAGCGAGCCGTAGGGCCATCCGGCGCCCTCGCGGAGGACCCACTCGTAGGTCGTGGCACCCAGCACGAGCGCTCCGACGTCGGCGAAGAACCGGTCGTACGATTCGCTGAAGTCGGCCATGCCGAACTGCAGCAGCCAGGAGAGGTCGTCGTGCTCGTCGGCGATGAAGCCGTCGAGCGTGGACGCCACGTAGTACTGGATCTTGGTCACCGGCCGAGCATACGAACGGCCCCCGACATCCTGCGTCGGGGGCCGTTCGTACGCGGTCTCGTCAGGCGCCCACGCCGCGGATCGGCGGGTGGTGGAACGTGTCGCCGAACACGCGCTCGGATGCGCCGACCCGGTCGAGGTAGGGGGTCGCCCCGCCCGCCTGGAACGGCCAGCCCGCTCCGAGGATGAGGCACAGGTCGATGTCCTCGGCCGCCGCGACGACCTCTTCATCGAGCATGAGCTTGATCTCGCCCGCGAGCTCGTCCTCGACGCGACGGAGGATGGTCGCCTCGTCGACGGGGGACTTGCCCACGGTGATCGCCTTCTTGGCGTCCTTCGAGAGGTCGGTGACCTTGCCGTGCTTGTCCTTCTCGACGACGGGGCCGCCGAGCTTCGCGAGCGCGTGCAGGTTCTCCGACGAGTAGAACCGCTCGGGGAACTCCCGGACCATGGTGTCCTGCACGTGTGCGGCGACCGCCCAGCCGACGAGGTCGATGAGCTCGAACGGGCCCATCGGCAGGCCGATCGGCGCGAGCGCCTTCTCGACGACCGGCACGGGCGTGCCCTCGTCGACCGCACGCGCGGCCTCGCCCATGACCTTGGCGAGCAGGCGGTTCACGACGAACCCGGGCGCGTCGGCGGTGAGCACCGCGCTCTTCTTGAGCTTCGCGGCGACGGCAAATGCCGTGGCCAGGGTCTCGTCGTCGGTGGCCGGCGCCTTCACGATCTCGAGGAGCGGCATGACGGCCACGGGGTTGAAGAAGTGGAAGCCGACGACGCGCTCGGGGTGGGCGAGCTTGGCGCCGATCTGCTCGACCGAGAGCGACGACGTGTTGGTCGCGATCACCGCAGTCTCCGAAAGGAAGGGCTCGACCTCGGCGAAGACCTGCTGCTTGACGGCCAGGTCCTCGAAGACGGCCTCGATGACCCAGTCGCAGTCGGCGAAGTCCGCCTTGTCGGTCGTGCCCGTCACGAGCGCCCGCAGTCGGTTCGCCTCGTCGGCGTCGATGCGTCCCTTCTGCTCGAGCGTGCCGATCTCATCGCGGATGTATCCGAGGCCCTTGTCGACCCGCGCCTGGTCGAGGTCGGTGATGACCACGGGGACCTGCAGTCGGCGCACGAAGAGGATGGCGAACTGGCTGGCCATGAGGCCGGCCCCGATGATGCCGACCTTGGTGACCTTGCGTGCGAGGTCCTTGTCGGGCGCGCCGGCAGGGCGCTTCGCGCGCTTCTGCACGAGGTTGAAGGCGTAGATGGATGCCACGAACTGGTCGCCCGCGACGAGGTCGGCGAGCGCCTCGTCCTCGCGCTCGAACGCCTCGGCTCGCGTGCCGGACTTCGCGGCCTTGAGCAGGTCGAGTGCGACGTACGGGGACTTGGCGGTGGTGCCGATCTTGCCCTCGAGGCTCTTGCGGGCGATGTTGATCGCGATGTCCCACTTGGCGAGCCGCTCGAGCTTGCCGGGAGCGTTCGGCCGCTTGACGACGATCGTGCCCCCGAGCACGCCGTCGGCCCACTTGAGGGAGTCCTCGAGGAAGTTGACCGGCGAGAACATGACGTCGGCGATGCCGAGCTCGAGGGCGTCCTTCGCCTTCAGCATGCGGTTGTTCTTCAACGGGTTCTCGACGACGACGCGGAGCGCGTTCTCGATGCCGATGAGGTTCGGCAGCAGGTAGGCGCCGCCCCAGGCCGGCACGATGCCGAGGAACACCTCGGGCAGCGCGATCGCCGGCGCCGAGGCATCCACGGTGCGGTAGTCGGAGTTCAGCGCGACCTCGAGGCCGCCGCCGAGGGCGAGCCCGTTGATGAACGTGAACGACGGAACGCCGAGCTCGCCGAGCTTGCCGAAGACCAGGTGGCCGAGCTGGCCCATCTTCAGCGCGATGTCGCGGCTCGGGATCTCGCCGACCTTCGACAGGTCGGCGCCGGCGGCGAGGAAGTACGGCTTGCCCGTGATCGCGACGGCATTGATCTCGCCCGCGGCGGCGCGCGCCTTCAGCTCGTCGAGCCGGTCGCCGAGTTCGAGCATCGTCACCGGCCCCAGCGTGGAGGGCCGGGTGTGGTCGCGCCCGTTGTCGAGCGTGATGAGTGCGAGCACCTTGCCCGACGGCAGGCGGACGTCGCGCACGTACGAGTGCGTCACGACCTCGTCGTCGGCGAACGCCGCGGCCAGCTCGGAGAAGTCGATCTTCGAGTAGTCGGTCATCTGTTTCAGCGGCCCTTTCCGTAGCGCTTGTGGTGCGGGTTCTCCCAGATGACGCTGCCGCCCTGGCCGAGGCCGACGCACATCGCCGTGAGGCCGTATCGCACCTCGGGGTGCTGCTCGAACTGGCGGGCGAGCTGGATCATGAGGCGGACGCCCGACGCCGCGAGCGGGTGGCCGATCGCGATGGCGCCGCCCCACTGGTTGACGCGCGGATCCTCGTCGTCGATGCCGAAGTGGTCGAGGAAGCTCAGCACCTGCACGGCGAACGCCTCGTTGAGCTCGAACAGGCCGATGTCGTCGATCTTCAGGCCGGCGCGCTTCAGCGCCTTCTCGGTCGACGGGATGGGTCCGATGCCCATGACCTCGGGCTGCACGCCGGCGAAGCCGAAGCTCACCATGCGCATCTTGGTGGGCAGGCCGAGTTCCTTCGCCGCATCCGCGCTGGCGAGGATCGACGCCGTCGCGCCGTCGGTGAGCGGTGAGGCGTTGCCGGCCGTCACCTTGCCGTGGGGCCGGAACGGGGTCTTCAGGGTCGCGAGTCCCTCCATGGTGGTCTCGGGGCGGCGGCCCTCGTCCTCGGTGGCGAGGCCCCAGCCCTCCGGGGTGCGGATCGCGACCGGCACGAGGTCGGGCTGGATCTGCCCGGCGTCGTAGGCGGCCTGCACCTTCTGCTGGCTGAGCATGCCGAAGCGGTCGCTGCGCTCCTTGGTGAGCTCGGGGAAGCGGTCG is a window encoding:
- the dxs gene encoding 1-deoxy-D-xylulose-5-phosphate synthase is translated as MRLLDTIRGPRDLDALTHDQLDELAREIREVLVASVSKTGGHLGPNLGVVELTIAIHRVFDSPRDPIIFDTGHQSYVHKLLTGRRDLSTLRQTGGMAGYPQRSESEHDVVESSHASSSLSWADGISKAFEMTGQGDRHVVAVVGDGALTGGMTWEALNNISDDNTRNLVVVVNDNGRSYAPTIGGMARFLNSVRTKQSYRTLHLRSRSAFDRLGSPGRAIYRGVRGGLHGFLSRFSGNEALYSNLDIKYIGPIDGHDERAVEEALRQAKSYGAPVIVHTITEKGRGYEPARRDVADQFHAVGQIDPESGESLETASAPSWTSVFADELVSLAERDERLVGITAAMLRPTGLHRMAERFPGRVFDVGIAEQHAATSAAGLAFGGLHPVVAVYATFINRAFDQVLMDVALHKAGVTFVLDRAGVTGPDGPSHHGVWDLSILQVVPGIRIAAPRDSVRLAEELGEATRVSDGPTVLRFPKGTVGTEYDAVRRTHDGVDVLVESERKDVLVVTVGPMAGIGLEVAKRLEAQGIGATVVDPRWVVPVPDSVIALSADYRIVVSIEDGIRVGGIGTRIRQDLREAGVDTAVTEVGLPDEFLDHGARGDILERVGLTPQHIARDVTAMVLGSKLPHARNAGIDVPADTSPQPRV
- a CDS encoding dihydrofolate reductase family protein; translation: MTKIQYYVASTLDGFIADEHDDLSWLLQFGMADFSESYDRFFADVGALVLGATTYEWVLREGAGWPYGSLATWVFTHRELQVPEGADIRFVSGPVAPVADAAVAAAGERNVWVVGGGPVAAQFLEAGRLDELLVTYMPVALGRGRPLFPVAAVTPPLRLAGVTTMGDAVEHVYRIG
- a CDS encoding 3-hydroxyacyl-CoA dehydrogenase NAD-binding domain-containing protein, producing MTDYSKIDFSELAAAFADDEVVTHSYVRDVRLPSGKVLALITLDNGRDHTRPSTLGPVTMLELGDRLDELKARAAAGEINAVAITGKPYFLAAGADLSKVGEIPSRDIALKMGQLGHLVFGKLGELGVPSFTFINGLALGGGLEVALNSDYRTVDASAPAIALPEVFLGIVPAWGGAYLLPNLIGIENALRVVVENPLKNNRMLKAKDALELGIADVMFSPVNFLEDSLKWADGVLGGTIVVKRPNAPGKLERLAKWDIAINIARKSLEGKIGTTAKSPYVALDLLKAAKSGTRAEAFEREDEALADLVAGDQFVASIYAFNLVQKRAKRPAGAPDKDLARKVTKVGIIGAGLMASQFAILFVRRLQVPVVITDLDQARVDKGLGYIRDEIGTLEQKGRIDADEANRLRALVTGTTDKADFADCDWVIEAVFEDLAVKQQVFAEVEPFLSETAVIATNTSSLSVEQIGAKLAHPERVVGFHFFNPVAVMPLLEIVKAPATDDETLATAFAVAAKLKKSAVLTADAPGFVVNRLLAKVMGEAARAVDEGTPVPVVEKALAPIGLPMGPFELIDLVGWAVAAHVQDTMVREFPERFYSSENLHALAKLGGPVVEKDKHGKVTDLSKDAKKAITVGKSPVDEATILRRVEDELAGEIKLMLDEEVVAAAEDIDLCLILGAGWPFQAGGATPYLDRVGASERVFGDTFHHPPIRGVGA
- a CDS encoding thiolase family protein translates to MAERADVVFVDGVRTPFGRAGEKGMYWNTRADDLAVKAISGLLERNPNLPTDRVDDVAIAATTQQGDQGLTLGRTAAILAGLPLSVPGFAIDRMCAGAMTAVTTTGAGIGFGQYDVVIAGGVEHMGRHPMGLDADPNPRFLAEKLVAADALNMGNTAERLHDRFPELTKERSDRFGMLSQQKVQAAYDAGQIQPDLVPVAIRTPEGWGLATEDEGRRPETTMEGLATLKTPFRPHGKVTAGNASPLTDGATASILASADAAKELGLPTKMRMVSFGFAGVQPEVMGIGPIPSTEKALKRAGLKIDDIGLFELNEAFAVQVLSFLDHFGIDDEDPRVNQWGGAIAIGHPLAASGVRLMIQLARQFEQHPEVRYGLTAMCVGLGQGGSVIWENPHHKRYGKGR